In the Anastrepha obliqua isolate idAnaObli1 chromosome 1, idAnaObli1_1.0, whole genome shotgun sequence genome, one interval contains:
- the LOC129236402 gene encoding organic cation transporter protein has product MDFDQILSKCGDFSRYQLMLLSLFGVINFIVSLHYFTQTVISFVPDHWCYHEKLANKSFDEIAEIYSKFSNPSCTRLLDIDGPNVTVSPERCTRWIYKYDYGYRSMNTELDWVCESSYKARVGQSLFFIGSVVGTLFYGLLSDKIGRLPALILSNFSGFIGDFSTIFSQSVTTFSLCRFISGMAADTNFYLMYIIVLEYIRPSMRTLGLNLAVGVFYTIGLVFTPWLAVLVGHWQLYLACTSLPILSVVLFYFVVQESAQWLVTRNDVDGAIKRLKRVARFNKRKVTPAEFEEFRKHCEKQRQKMGGDEQVHSTLLDMFKTPRMRKHTLILFFKSMVITLCYDAVSRNVEGMGISPFIMFSLSAIAVLPSSIIVILLQDRIGRKGMAAGSLLVGGLFTTMAGIAIAYQQHNHNAILLAALTIAARFGVAISYESGSQYATELIPTCVRGQGVAAVHVAGFAASFLAPYILWLGTFFKAAPSIILGVLFFTGSFVCLLLPETLNRTLPKTVEEGEVFGKGERMFDFPCISKKGKHSCNSEEEVYERKQSLTVFERGDESADENLNSAA; this is encoded by the exons ATGGATTTTGATCAGATACTCTCCAAATGCGGCGATTTCAGTCGTTATCAATTGATGTTGTTGAGCCTGTTCGGTGTTATAAATTTCATCGTTTCACTACACTATTTTACCCAGACTGTGATAAGTTTTGTGCCCGATCATTGGTGCTACCATGAGAAATTAGCGAATAAGTCATTCGATGAGATAGCGGAGATCTATTCCAAATTCTCCAATCCATCTTGTACGCGTCTGCTCGATATCGATGGCCCTAATGTGACAGTGAGTCCAGAGCGCTGCACGCGTTGGATCTACAAATATGATTACGGTTATCGGAGCATGAATACCGAG CTGGATTGGGTATGTGAGTCATCGTACAAGGCGCGTGTTGGACAATCCTTGTTCTTTATAGGTTCCGTTGTGGGAACCCTCTTTTACGGTCTACTCTCGGATAAGATAGGTCGTTTGCCTGCTTTGATACTTTCGAATTTTTCGGGCTTTATTGGGGATTTTTCGACAATATTCTCGCAAAGTGTGACAACATTTTCACTTTGTCGTTTCATATCCGGCATGGCAGCAGATACGAATTTTTACCTCATGTATATTATCG TACTCGAATACATCCGTCCGTCGATGCGTACACTTGGACTGAACTTAGCCGTCGGTGTCTTTTATACAATCGGTCTAGTCTTTACTCCGTGGCTGGCGGTACTCGTTGGCCATTGGCAACTTTACTTAGCCTGCACTTCACTGCCAATTCTCTCTGTagtgttgttttattttgtggtgCAGGAGAGCGCTCAATGGTTGGTCACAAGAAATGATGTGGATGGCGCTATAAAGCGTTTGAAACGTGTCGCCCGATTCAATAAACGTAAAGTAACGCCAGCGGAATTTGAGGAATTTCGCAAACATTGTGAGAAGCAGCGTCAGAAGATGGGCGGCGATGAGCAGGTGCATTCGACGCTCTTGGATATGTTTAAAACGCCACGCATGCGCAAACATACGCTTATACTGTTCTTCAAATC CATGGTCATCACCCTTTGCTACGATGCTGTGTCACGTAATGTCGAAGGCATGGGCATCTCGCCTTTCATCATGTTCTCCTTGAGTGCCATCGCCGTACTACCGTCTAGTATTATTGTCATCTTGCTGCAGGATCGCATTGGACGTAAAGGTATGGCGGCTGGATCATTGCTTGTCGGCGGTTTATTCACCACAATGGCTGGCATAGCGATCGCCTATCAACAACACAACCACAATGCGATACTATTGGCGGCCTTAACAATTGCGGCGCGTTTCGGTGTGGCCATCTCTTACGAATCAGGCTCACAATACGCCACTGAGCTGATACCGACCTGTGTGCGCGGGCAAGGTGTGGCAGCGGTGCATGTAGCTGGTTTTGCGGCATCATTCTTAGCGCCATATATCTTGTGGTTGGGTACGTTCTTCAAGGCGGCGCCATCTATTATTTTGGGTGTGCTCTTCTTTACGGGTTCCTTTGTTTGCTTGCTCTTGCCCGAAACGCTGAACag AACGCTTCCAAAGACCGTTGAGGAGGGTGAGGTATTCGGCAAAGGTGAACGCATGTTTGATTTTCCATGTATTTCGAAGAAAGGCAAACATTCATGCAATTCAGAGGAGGAAGTCTACGAGCGAAAGCAATCGTTAACTGTTTTTGAACGTGGTGATGAATCGGCCGATGAGAACCTTAACAGTGCGGCGTAA